From a region of the Bradyrhizobium sp. KBS0727 genome:
- a CDS encoding amidohydrolase family protein encodes MSSLLTPRCDCCGPQSVPAPADRSRRAFLTKASAALGTAVLGGSGIRFISKADAQGVAPPIDVHHHVAPPIWVEALKKAGLGDPLVNNWTIQKSLDDMDKGGVATAITSPTTPQVGFLGREEAARVARGSNEYAKTLAIDHPGRFGFFAMLPLHHIDESLKEIEYAFDVLKADGIGVMTSYGDKWLGYSHFAPIWEELNRRKATVYTHPTGANCCVNLVQGLPDATVEFGTDTTRTIASLIFSGTSQRYQDINFIFSHGGGVLTAIAERLQVQMVTTQPYKDRFTREAVDKELQRFYYDTAQIARAVTIGALVKLVPVSQVVFGSDFPYRTSEDHVKSLATAFSAADLKLIERENVLRILPNWRKA; translated from the coding sequence ATGAGTAGCTTGCTGACTCCGCGATGCGATTGCTGTGGCCCGCAATCGGTGCCGGCGCCGGCGGACCGGTCGCGTCGTGCATTCCTCACTAAGGCGAGCGCTGCGCTTGGGACTGCTGTCCTGGGCGGCTCGGGCATCCGCTTCATCTCCAAGGCCGACGCCCAAGGCGTTGCCCCGCCCATTGACGTGCACCATCACGTTGCTCCGCCAATCTGGGTCGAGGCGCTGAAGAAGGCGGGCTTGGGCGACCCCCTTGTCAACAACTGGACGATCCAGAAGTCACTTGACGACATGGACAAAGGGGGCGTTGCAACCGCGATAACGTCGCCGACAACTCCGCAGGTTGGCTTCCTCGGTAGAGAAGAAGCCGCGCGCGTCGCGCGCGGGTCAAACGAATACGCAAAGACACTGGCGATTGATCATCCCGGGCGGTTTGGCTTCTTCGCGATGCTGCCGCTGCATCATATAGACGAGAGTCTGAAAGAAATTGAATACGCGTTCGACGTCCTGAAGGCCGATGGCATCGGCGTGATGACGAGCTACGGCGACAAATGGCTTGGTTATTCGCATTTCGCCCCGATCTGGGAGGAACTGAATCGGCGCAAGGCGACCGTATACACCCACCCGACCGGGGCCAATTGCTGCGTCAATCTGGTCCAAGGCCTGCCCGACGCGACTGTCGAATTCGGCACTGATACCACCCGCACGATCGCCAGCCTGATCTTCAGCGGCACCTCGCAGCGCTACCAGGACATTAATTTTATCTTCTCGCATGGTGGCGGCGTCCTGACCGCCATCGCCGAGCGGCTTCAGGTCCAGATGGTGACGACCCAGCCCTACAAGGACAGGTTCACCCGCGAGGCGGTCGACAAGGAATTACAACGTTTCTACTATGACACCGCCCAGATCGCCCGCGCAGTGACGATCGGCGCATTGGTCAAACTCGTTCCGGTGTCGCAAGTGGTGTTCGGTAGCGATTTTCCGTACCGCACGTCCGAGGACCATGTGAAAAGCCTCGCGACCGCGTTCAGCGCGGCGGATCTCAAGCTGATCGAGCGCGAGAACGTGCTGCGAATTCTCCCCAACTGGCGCAAGGCGTGA
- a CDS encoding multicopper oxidase family protein: MINGETVAVHFTAAERAIALPCFDGRSLPMWTFAEGEWPPVIRLNLGDRLEATLENRLPRAEESTSIHWHGIRLPNDQDGVPYLVQAPVQPGESFLYSFIPPDAGTFWFHTHCNTVEQLGRGLEGILIVDGDTTEPYDSDNVLLLRDWQVDLETGQFSDFYTLRGAARAGTYGALRTANGARNPEIPLPASGDCRLRVINTDPTRVMQIGVEDAEAAIVAIDGLAVQPFPLELWSMGPAMRIDLVLRAPSEGKFARLVDKSPPKRVELAQFVGKGAPRRKTAFNPAPLRASRIPEPNLQNAERLNFLFRASDAGEVISAAEDTLGTTLGSLCISSKIFWTINGLPWPDGDHARLPPPLAVLRREQSYIFTLTNDSPFVHPIHIHGHTFKLLRSNKQSRPQHQADTLLLLPKEQAEVAFVADNPGDWMFHCHVIEHQESGMMGYFRVI; the protein is encoded by the coding sequence ATGATCAACGGCGAGACGGTTGCCGTTCACTTCACCGCCGCCGAGCGGGCCATTGCGCTGCCCTGCTTTGACGGGCGTTCACTGCCGATGTGGACTTTCGCCGAGGGCGAATGGCCGCCGGTGATTCGCCTCAACCTGGGCGACCGGCTGGAAGCGACGCTGGAAAACCGGCTTCCGCGAGCAGAAGAATCTACCTCGATCCATTGGCACGGCATCCGTCTTCCAAATGATCAGGATGGCGTACCTTACCTTGTTCAGGCCCCAGTGCAGCCCGGTGAGAGCTTCCTTTACAGTTTCATACCGCCCGATGCTGGCACGTTTTGGTTTCACACGCATTGCAACACGGTTGAACAGCTTGGTCGCGGCCTCGAGGGCATCCTCATCGTGGACGGCGACACCACTGAACCATACGACAGTGATAACGTCCTGCTACTGCGCGATTGGCAGGTCGACCTTGAAACCGGGCAGTTCAGCGACTTTTACACGCTGCGCGGGGCAGCGCGCGCGGGCACCTATGGGGCGCTTCGCACCGCCAATGGCGCCAGAAATCCTGAAATACCCCTGCCTGCGTCAGGCGATTGCCGTCTGCGCGTCATCAACACCGATCCAACGCGGGTGATGCAGATCGGAGTCGAGGACGCTGAAGCAGCGATTGTTGCGATCGACGGGCTTGCGGTGCAGCCGTTCCCGCTCGAGCTCTGGTCGATGGGGCCCGCCATGCGTATCGACCTTGTGCTGCGCGCGCCTTCAGAAGGGAAGTTCGCCCGGCTGGTTGACAAATCCCCGCCGAAGCGCGTGGAACTCGCGCAGTTCGTCGGCAAGGGCGCTCCCCGACGCAAGACGGCTTTCAATCCCGCGCCATTGCGCGCTTCGCGGATTCCCGAGCCGAACCTCCAAAATGCGGAGCGGCTGAACTTTCTATTTCGGGCCAGCGATGCAGGAGAAGTCATTTCGGCGGCGGAGGATACACTGGGCACTACCCTTGGTTCGCTCTGCATCAGTTCCAAGATCTTCTGGACGATTAACGGTCTGCCCTGGCCTGATGGCGATCATGCGCGTTTGCCGCCGCCGCTGGCCGTGCTGAGGCGCGAACAATCTTATATTTTCACGCTGACGAACGACTCGCCGTTCGTTCATCCCATCCACATTCATGGCCATACGTTCAAACTGCTGCGCTCCAACAAGCAAAGCAGACCGCAACATCAGGCAGATACGCTGTTGCTGCTACCAAAAGAACAGGCTGAGGTCGCCTTTGTAGCCGATAATCCCGGCGATTGGATGTTTCATTGCCACGTCATCGAACACCAAGAGAGCGGAATGATGGGATATTTTCGCGTCATCTGA
- a CDS encoding DMT family transporter, translating to MNDVPDVLVRLVLPFLFVVLYSSGYIASKTGTFYTGPMTFLVLRLLIPIVFLGIIIKWTKAPWPKTALETLHIAVAGILLHVVCFGGALLAFKFGVEAGVVALISGVHPVLITVLASLMLGERSNRYHQIGLVVGLLGVVLVVWHKLENGVGSRVGFLAAVLALCGLSGNALYQKRFCQQMDLRTGSIIQHVAAALFVALPAICLEGFSVSWSLPLGIALLWSGVVLSLGALMIFFTLIRRDAVSKTQAVFFLVPPTTAILGWMFFRELPSSLYLVGLLLTVAGVSMVNLVPTVCATGKGDA from the coding sequence TTGAACGACGTTCCAGACGTTCTCGTTCGGCTCGTCCTGCCCTTCCTGTTTGTCGTGTTGTACAGCTCGGGCTACATCGCCAGCAAAACCGGCACGTTCTACACGGGCCCGATGACGTTTCTCGTGTTGAGGTTGCTGATTCCGATCGTCTTTCTCGGCATCATCATAAAATGGACGAAAGCCCCGTGGCCGAAGACAGCGTTGGAGACGCTGCACATCGCCGTCGCCGGCATACTTCTTCATGTTGTGTGTTTTGGAGGAGCGCTGCTGGCCTTTAAGTTCGGGGTCGAGGCGGGCGTCGTGGCCCTGATTTCGGGGGTGCATCCGGTGTTGATAACTGTATTGGCAAGCCTCATGCTGGGGGAGCGAAGCAACCGATACCATCAGATCGGTCTGGTTGTCGGCTTGCTTGGCGTGGTTCTCGTGGTCTGGCACAAGCTGGAGAACGGCGTAGGTTCGAGGGTTGGATTTCTCGCGGCCGTGTTAGCCTTGTGTGGGCTCTCTGGAAATGCGCTTTACCAAAAGCGCTTCTGCCAACAGATGGATCTGCGCACCGGTTCGATAATACAGCACGTGGCCGCTGCGTTGTTTGTCGCCCTTCCAGCGATTTGTCTGGAGGGCTTCTCCGTCAGTTGGTCCTTGCCGTTGGGCATTGCGCTGCTGTGGTCCGGTGTTGTGTTGTCTTTGGGTGCATTGATGATCTTCTTTACGCTCATTCGGCGCGACGCCGTGTCAAAGACGCAGGCAGTATTCTTCCTCGTGCCTCCCACGACGGCTATTCTCGGGTGGATGTTTTTCCGGGAGCTGCCCAGCTCGTTGTATCTAGTTGGACTGCTGCTCACTGTGGCAGGAGTGTCCATGGTCAACCTTGTGCCTACCGTCTGCGCGACTGGCAAAGGGGATGCATGA
- a CDS encoding cytochrome c, producing MRVKISATIGIGALIFALPASAQSRSANVEHQKAQVARGEYLVKGPALCGNCHTERGPDLLADMSKFLAGGQKFTSPAFVTYSRNLTPDHDTGIGSWTDEQIIRAMREGVTKEGKTLGPPMPFDMLNKLSDDDAKAIVAYLRTMKPIHNEVPEPKYKIPLKPRPAAKGEPAPPKSDKVAYGRYVVTAAYCLECHTPQVGPERDYEHQTGAGGVVFEFAGALVKSRNITSDMETGIGNMTDEQLKRAITKGIDRDGNQLIPLMPYHFLKNLTSEDLDAVVAYVRTLPPVKRANEPNPTLESLLKK from the coding sequence ATGCGAGTCAAAATCAGCGCAACTATCGGCATTGGAGCGTTAATCTTTGCCTTGCCGGCCAGTGCCCAGAGTCGGTCTGCTAACGTCGAGCATCAGAAGGCGCAGGTGGCGCGCGGCGAATATCTGGTCAAGGGCCCAGCTCTATGCGGCAATTGCCACACCGAGCGCGGACCCGATTTGCTGGCCGACATGAGCAAGTTTCTCGCCGGCGGTCAAAAATTCACAAGTCCGGCTTTTGTGACCTATTCGCGCAATCTCACTCCAGACCACGACACCGGCATCGGCAGCTGGACCGATGAGCAGATCATCCGCGCCATGCGCGAAGGCGTCACCAAGGAGGGTAAGACGCTCGGGCCGCCTATGCCGTTCGACATGCTCAACAAGTTGTCAGACGACGATGCCAAAGCGATCGTCGCATATCTGCGCACGATGAAGCCGATACATAATGAAGTGCCTGAACCTAAATACAAGATTCCGCTCAAGCCGAGACCTGCCGCGAAGGGCGAGCCTGCCCCGCCCAAGAGCGACAAGGTCGCCTATGGTCGCTACGTCGTCACCGCGGCGTACTGCCTGGAATGCCATACACCGCAGGTTGGGCCGGAGCGGGACTACGAGCACCAAACTGGCGCCGGCGGCGTTGTGTTTGAATTCGCGGGCGCGCTCGTCAAATCGCGCAATATCACATCCGATATGGAAACCGGAATTGGCAACATGACCGACGAGCAGCTGAAGCGCGCGATCACGAAGGGAATCGATAGAGATGGCAATCAGCTCATCCCGCTCATGCCCTATCACTTCTTGAAGAATTTGACCTCCGAGGATCTAGACGCCGTCGTCGCGTATGTCCGCACGCTGCCGCCCGTCAAACGAGCCAATGAGCCAAACCCCACGCTAGAGTCGTTGTTGAAGAAATGA
- a CDS encoding porin, with product MGKSWLSVSRIALGVASVITGMSYGAAAHAADVEFPLKAPPIVPDLTWRGITVIGAIDIGGQYEQHGTPYAGGIGSTASLISPYSGNSRWLLSPNQSLQSYIGVKVEQPLTSELKFIARAEMGFNPTTGDITDGPRSLQKNNGIPLASQTVNADSARAGQILNGEAWVGFESKPWGTIHVGRNSSVSLDMIGAYDPLASYGFSLLGYVGILAGQGSSETARIDQSIKYLNSYGPFRTEIMYGRPDTNAKDFVQGTIGFVKPNFSVDLIAGHINDAVGLAALGGPANVGSVLLGARVFDTDMYGAFGKYVFDVGGNGPLTTSDSKFIVSGGYQRLTFSNPADGGYAPGHTTIGGYQIGPVFSTNGSPGAGVVNYAYTGGDRQVDIAFIAGKYQYDSQLSFALAYYWLNQNSFGLGVNSIPGIVAPAYSSTKCSSSSFTNCAGSENVVSFRTDYRWTKNVMIYGGSTYSKVSGGMAFSYLNTSTFVHTAGVRLTF from the coding sequence ATGGGGAAGAGCTGGCTCAGCGTGAGCAGGATCGCTCTAGGGGTAGCGTCCGTTATTACGGGCATGAGTTATGGTGCTGCGGCGCACGCGGCAGACGTGGAATTTCCGCTGAAGGCACCACCGATAGTGCCGGACCTGACTTGGCGCGGAATCACGGTCATTGGTGCAATCGACATCGGGGGCCAATACGAGCAGCATGGGACGCCCTATGCCGGCGGCATCGGGAGCACAGCATCTCTGATTTCACCTTATAGCGGAAATTCTCGGTGGCTCTTGTCTCCTAACCAGTCGTTGCAATCGTACATCGGCGTCAAGGTCGAACAGCCGCTAACATCAGAACTGAAGTTTATCGCAAGAGCGGAGATGGGGTTCAATCCGACGACCGGTGACATTACAGATGGTCCGCGGAGCCTTCAAAAAAACAACGGCATTCCGTTGGCCTCGCAAACCGTAAATGCCGACAGTGCTCGAGCCGGGCAGATACTCAACGGTGAGGCGTGGGTAGGTTTTGAAAGCAAGCCTTGGGGCACAATTCATGTCGGGCGAAATAGCAGCGTCTCACTAGACATGATCGGGGCGTATGACCCCCTCGCATCCTATGGCTTCTCTTTACTGGGTTATGTCGGCATTCTGGCCGGACAGGGAAGCTCCGAAACGGCCCGCATCGACCAATCGATAAAGTATCTTAATAGCTACGGTCCGTTCCGTACTGAGATTATGTACGGGCGTCCGGACACGAACGCGAAGGATTTCGTGCAAGGAACTATCGGTTTCGTAAAGCCCAATTTTTCGGTCGACCTCATCGCCGGGCATATCAACGATGCTGTAGGCCTTGCTGCTCTAGGAGGGCCGGCCAACGTTGGTTCAGTCCTTCTAGGTGCTCGCGTTTTCGATACGGACATGTACGGAGCGTTTGGCAAATACGTGTTTGATGTTGGTGGAAATGGGCCTCTCACAACGTCAGATTCGAAGTTTATCGTGAGTGGCGGATATCAGCGTCTCACTTTCTCGAACCCAGCAGACGGCGGGTATGCGCCGGGGCACACTACAATTGGCGGCTATCAGATCGGTCCCGTGTTCTCAACGAACGGTTCACCCGGTGCTGGGGTCGTCAACTACGCCTATACAGGTGGTGATCGACAGGTAGACATCGCCTTCATTGCTGGCAAATACCAGTATGATTCCCAACTGTCGTTTGCCCTCGCGTATTATTGGCTCAACCAGAACAGCTTCGGGTTAGGGGTCAACAGCATTCCAGGCATTGTAGCCCCGGCATACTCGAGCACAAAGTGCTCAAGCAGTTCCTTCACCAACTGCGCTGGCTCCGAGAACGTCGTTTCATTCCGAACTGACTATCGGTGGACGAAGAACGTTATGATTTATGGAGGATCTACCTACTCGAAAGTCAGCGGTGGAATGGCGTTCTCATATCTCAACACATCCACGTTTGTGCATACTGCGGGCGTCAGACTCACCTTCTGA